The Odocoileus virginianus isolate 20LAN1187 ecotype Illinois chromosome 3, Ovbor_1.2, whole genome shotgun sequence genome includes a window with the following:
- the GPR108 gene encoding protein GPR108 isoform X1, whose protein sequence is MAVSERRGLGRGSPAEWRPWLLLLLLLGGSSGRIHRLTLTGEKRADIQLNSFGFYTNGSLEVDLSLLRLGCQNTEEKAPLVGFSLTRVRSGSIRSYSNRDSHECPLRKNSSSLLVLFLINTKDLQVQVRKYGEQKKLFISAGLLPESPSEPGLLKSEHMVTPKVDHAGTTAAPNKAKSKPTGSQGDRQGVSGKDQELVLGLGHLNNSYNFSFHVVIGSRAEEGQYNLNFHNCDNLVPGREQPFDITVMIREKNPEGYLSAAEIPLFKLYMVMSACFLGAGIFWVSILCKNTYNVFKIHWLMAALTFTKSVSLLFHSINYYFINSQGHPIEGLAVMHYITHLLKGALLFITIALIGSGWAFVKYVLSDKEKKIFGIVIPLQVLANVAYIVIESREEGASDYGIWKEILFLVDLICCGTILFPVVWSIRHLQDASGTDGKVAVNLAKLKLFRHYYVMVICYIYFTRIIAILLRVVVPFQWQWLYQLLVEGSTLAFFVLTGYKFQPARDNPYLQLPQEDEEEMRIEQNDRFWVPGRPVQSQQNSQRAGAVVIRYPPRTVLRPSSSPLHTFPAPASPKDREGRRGPVLTGHPASWNQSSWSPFRRGQTAPIPHRS, encoded by the exons ATGGCAGTGAGCGAGAGGAGGGGGCTCGGTCGTGGGAGCCCCGCGGAATGGAGGCCGTGGCTACTTCTCCTGCTGCTGTTAGGCGGTTCCTCTGGACGCATTCACCGGCTGACGCTGACG GGGGAGAAGCGAGCAGACATCCAACTGAACAGCTTTGGTTTCTACACCAACGGCTCCCTGGAGGTGGATCTGAGCCTCCTGAGGCTAGGCTGCCAGAATACAGAAGAGAAGGCCCCGCTG GTGGGGTTCAGTCTGACCCGGGTGAGATCTGGCAGCATTCGCTCCTACTCA AACCGGGACTCCCATGAGTGTCCTCTCCGGAAAAACAGTAGCAGCCTCCTGGTTCTCTTCCTCATCAACACCAAGGATCTGCA GGTCCAGGTACGAAAGTATGGGGAGCAGAAAAAGCTGTTCATCTCTGCCGGGCTCCTCCCAGAATCGCCTTCCGAACCAGGGCTCCTGAAGTCAGAGCACATGGTCACTCCCAAGGTGGACCACG CAGGGACCACTGCTGCCCCCAACAAGGCCAAGTCGAaacccacagggtcacaaggggACCGGCAG GGTGTCAGTGGGAAGGACCAGGAGCTGGTGTTGGGCCTGGGCCACCTCAACAACTCCTACAATTTCAGT TTCCATGTAGTGATCGGCTCTAGGGCCGAGGAAGGCCAGTACAACCTCAACTTCCACAACTGTGACAACTTGGTGCCAGGCCGGGAGCAGCCGTTTGACATCACG GTAATGATCCGGGAGAAGAACCCCGAGGGCTACCTGTCAGCGGCGGAAATCCCTCTTTTCAAGCTGTACATGGTCATGTCTGCCTGCTTCCTGGGCGCTGGCATCTTCTGGGTGTCCATCCTCTGCAAGAACAC gtaCAACGTCTTCAAGATCCACTGGCTCATGGCAGCCCTGACTTTCACCAAGAGCgtctctctcctcttccacaGT ATCAACTACTACTTCATCAACAGCCAGGGCCACCCCATCGAAGGCCTCGCTGTCATGCACTACATCACGCATCT GCTGAAGGGTGCCCTCCTCTTCATCACCATCGCCTTGATCGGCTCCGGCTGGGCCTTCGTCAAGTACGTGCTGTCGGACAAGGAGAAGAAGATCTTCGGGATAGTGATCCCACTGCAG GTCCTGGCCAACGTGGCCTACATTGTCATCGAGTCCCGTGAGGAGGGCGCCAGTGACTACGGTATCTGGAAGGAAATCCTCTTCCTGGTGGATCTCATCTGCTGCGGCACCATCCTCTTCCCTGTGGTCTG GTCCATTCGGCATCTCCAGGACGCGTCTGGCACTGATGGGAAGG TGGCAGTGAACCTGGCCAAGCTGAAGCTGTTCCGGCATTACTATGTCATG GTCATCTGCTACATCTACTTCACACGGATCATCGCCATCTTGCTGCGGGTGGTCGTGCCCTTCCAGTGGCAGTGGCTGTACCAG CTCTTGGTGGAGGGCTCCACTCTCGCCTTCTTCGTGCTCACGGGCTACAAGTTCCAACCCGCAAGGGATAACCCGTACCTGCAGCTACCCCAGGAGGATGAGGAAGAAATGCGGATAGAGCAA AATGACCGATTCTGGGTTCCGGGAAGGCCTGTCCAAAGTCAACAAAACAGCCAGCGGGCGGGAGCTGTTGTGATCAGGTATCCACCTCGGACAGTCCTTCGTCCTTCCTCCTCGCCTCTTCACACATTCCCCGCTCCGGCTTCTCCCAAAGACcgtgaggggaggagggggccggTGCTCACAGGGCACCCAGCATCCTGGAACCAGAGTTCCTGGAGCCCATTCAGAAGAGGACAGACAGCCCCCATCCCCCACAGATCCTGA
- the GPR108 gene encoding protein GPR108 isoform X2, whose amino-acid sequence MAVSERRGLGRGSPAEWRPWLLLLLLLGGSSGRIHRLTLTGEKRADIQLNSFGFYTNGSLEVDLSLLRLGCQNTEEKAPLVGFSLTRVRSGSIRSYSNRDSHECPLRKNSSSLLVLFLINTKDLQVQVRKYGEQKKLFISAGLLPESPSEPGLLKSEHMVTPKVDHGTTAAPNKAKSKPTGSQGDRQGVSGKDQELVLGLGHLNNSYNFSFHVVIGSRAEEGQYNLNFHNCDNLVPGREQPFDITVMIREKNPEGYLSAAEIPLFKLYMVMSACFLGAGIFWVSILCKNTYNVFKIHWLMAALTFTKSVSLLFHSINYYFINSQGHPIEGLAVMHYITHLLKGALLFITIALIGSGWAFVKYVLSDKEKKIFGIVIPLQVLANVAYIVIESREEGASDYGIWKEILFLVDLICCGTILFPVVWSIRHLQDASGTDGKVAVNLAKLKLFRHYYVMVICYIYFTRIIAILLRVVVPFQWQWLYQLLVEGSTLAFFVLTGYKFQPARDNPYLQLPQEDEEEMRIEQNDRFWVPGRPVQSQQNSQRAGAVVIRYPPRTVLRPSSSPLHTFPAPASPKDREGRRGPVLTGHPASWNQSSWSPFRRGQTAPIPHRS is encoded by the exons ATGGCAGTGAGCGAGAGGAGGGGGCTCGGTCGTGGGAGCCCCGCGGAATGGAGGCCGTGGCTACTTCTCCTGCTGCTGTTAGGCGGTTCCTCTGGACGCATTCACCGGCTGACGCTGACG GGGGAGAAGCGAGCAGACATCCAACTGAACAGCTTTGGTTTCTACACCAACGGCTCCCTGGAGGTGGATCTGAGCCTCCTGAGGCTAGGCTGCCAGAATACAGAAGAGAAGGCCCCGCTG GTGGGGTTCAGTCTGACCCGGGTGAGATCTGGCAGCATTCGCTCCTACTCA AACCGGGACTCCCATGAGTGTCCTCTCCGGAAAAACAGTAGCAGCCTCCTGGTTCTCTTCCTCATCAACACCAAGGATCTGCA GGTCCAGGTACGAAAGTATGGGGAGCAGAAAAAGCTGTTCATCTCTGCCGGGCTCCTCCCAGAATCGCCTTCCGAACCAGGGCTCCTGAAGTCAGAGCACATGGTCACTCCCAAGGTGGACCACG GGACCACTGCTGCCCCCAACAAGGCCAAGTCGAaacccacagggtcacaaggggACCGGCAG GGTGTCAGTGGGAAGGACCAGGAGCTGGTGTTGGGCCTGGGCCACCTCAACAACTCCTACAATTTCAGT TTCCATGTAGTGATCGGCTCTAGGGCCGAGGAAGGCCAGTACAACCTCAACTTCCACAACTGTGACAACTTGGTGCCAGGCCGGGAGCAGCCGTTTGACATCACG GTAATGATCCGGGAGAAGAACCCCGAGGGCTACCTGTCAGCGGCGGAAATCCCTCTTTTCAAGCTGTACATGGTCATGTCTGCCTGCTTCCTGGGCGCTGGCATCTTCTGGGTGTCCATCCTCTGCAAGAACAC gtaCAACGTCTTCAAGATCCACTGGCTCATGGCAGCCCTGACTTTCACCAAGAGCgtctctctcctcttccacaGT ATCAACTACTACTTCATCAACAGCCAGGGCCACCCCATCGAAGGCCTCGCTGTCATGCACTACATCACGCATCT GCTGAAGGGTGCCCTCCTCTTCATCACCATCGCCTTGATCGGCTCCGGCTGGGCCTTCGTCAAGTACGTGCTGTCGGACAAGGAGAAGAAGATCTTCGGGATAGTGATCCCACTGCAG GTCCTGGCCAACGTGGCCTACATTGTCATCGAGTCCCGTGAGGAGGGCGCCAGTGACTACGGTATCTGGAAGGAAATCCTCTTCCTGGTGGATCTCATCTGCTGCGGCACCATCCTCTTCCCTGTGGTCTG GTCCATTCGGCATCTCCAGGACGCGTCTGGCACTGATGGGAAGG TGGCAGTGAACCTGGCCAAGCTGAAGCTGTTCCGGCATTACTATGTCATG GTCATCTGCTACATCTACTTCACACGGATCATCGCCATCTTGCTGCGGGTGGTCGTGCCCTTCCAGTGGCAGTGGCTGTACCAG CTCTTGGTGGAGGGCTCCACTCTCGCCTTCTTCGTGCTCACGGGCTACAAGTTCCAACCCGCAAGGGATAACCCGTACCTGCAGCTACCCCAGGAGGATGAGGAAGAAATGCGGATAGAGCAA AATGACCGATTCTGGGTTCCGGGAAGGCCTGTCCAAAGTCAACAAAACAGCCAGCGGGCGGGAGCTGTTGTGATCAGGTATCCACCTCGGACAGTCCTTCGTCCTTCCTCCTCGCCTCTTCACACATTCCCCGCTCCGGCTTCTCCCAAAGACcgtgaggggaggagggggccggTGCTCACAGGGCACCCAGCATCCTGGAACCAGAGTTCCTGGAGCCCATTCAGAAGAGGACAGACAGCCCCCATCCCCCACAGATCCTGA